The Pan paniscus chromosome 21, NHGRI_mPanPan1-v2.0_pri, whole genome shotgun sequence region AACAAGTTTGACAAGTGAATCCCCTAAAATATCTAGTAACCTACTATATTTGAAATCCTTTTGCTCTCCATCAGGCTGCTCTAAACTGAAAAACCATTTAAACGAAAGGGTAGCTGTAGCTGGGAATTCTGTAGGATACTTCCAACAGTCCTGGTCAAAATGAAGACACTGCCCTGTGATGTTTGAAATTCAAGTAACTTTATTTAAATTCAAAAACAATCCTTAAAACTGCATTTAGAGTCAAGACCCTTTTGTATtataaaaatcacaagtatttctAAGAGACAAAAATACTTCTAGGTTAACTAGACCAGATCTGACTTTGGACTTTATTCTTTAAACAAATTgcagagaatagagaaaaaaataggttaTTTACAGAAAACAATATCTACATATGTACTTAGAGGTACAAATTTGGTGACAGAAAAGACTTCAGTATATGCTGGCATCTTAGAAGCAGTTCTCAAAGagcttagttttattttcttgaattttaagaATGCCTAAGATCCTTCTTCATCCTCGATCTTGGGAGCCAAGTAGTATTTTAAGTGTCCCATATCAGCAATTTTATACTCTACAACTGAAAGACAGGAAGATGGTTAATTACTGAGGAGTATGTAACACATATGACTACTTACAAAACAAGgttcaaatttattatcttaccaAGGGGTACATCTGCAGACATACTGAGCGTCACCGTTGAAGAGAGTGGAGTGGCTTTTGTAAAGAAGTTCAGGTACCTCAGTGCAAAAGTTAGTTGAACTGGTTCATTCATCTCTATGGTAACCTACAAAACAAAAGATTCATCATTGAAAAACATCAAGAAAGTTGCAATCTATTAgctcattatatatttataaaaacccACAAACACTTTTATTGGTCACTTTGGAGGGAGCTATGAAAATTTTGAAGACTGATACATAAAGCAAAAGACTCGATTATCTAGCTTGTCTTTCCTATAGCTATAATTTAGATAACCAAATTATATAACATGGGAAAGCTTTTCTTTATGGAAGTTTTTCTAATAAGCAGCCAATAAGTGAATAAAACGTATTAATTTCAGCTCTGCAAACTCTAATTAATGACTTAATGGATCTAGACAATGACTATTATAGCTGCTAACATTGCAAACACATCCAGACACCCTGTGCCTCCtactagaggcacacaccaccacctaTATTCTTGCTCTCTCACCCCCGAAACAAAACACCCTGAATATCAAGGCTCCAGGGCTATAGCTACCAGTCTGTAGGACACACAGGGTAGAGGAATTTATGTATACACAggaatgcaatcagcaaaatccaAACTCTGGAAAACTTAATAAATGATctaatttcttcaacaaatagaTTGTAATGGAAGGGGGAAAATGAAATTAGGGGAAACCAGGCTaggtgtgttggcacacacctgtagtcccagctacttgggaaactgaggcaggaggatcacttaagccctggagtttgaggctgtagtgaaccgactgcaccaccgcactccagcctgggtggacagagcaagaccctgtctcaaaaacaaagaaaaacagaagaaaaaaaaaaacgaggtTGGCAGGAGTGGAAATGTGATTCAGGAAACAGATAAAGAATCAGCTCCTAgactttattaatttaaaaaaaacctttcaacTGAATTTTACCTTTATTTAAACTAAATGTTGACTACCCATTCAAGGGACAAGAGAGCAATATGTAGTATTTATTGTAAGCTTATAATATGCCAGACACAGCATATGGTAAGCTCTTTAATGCTACCGTATTTAATCCTAACAAGGTTATGAGGTTAGGACCTTTGTCCTTGATTTACAAAGTTTTAATTTATGCCCAGGTtagcaagttttttttgtttgtttaagatggaatcttgctctgtcacccaggctggaggggagtggcaggatctgggctcacagcaacctccgcctcctcggttcaagtcattctcccatctcagcattccaagtagctgggattacaggtgtgcgccaccacacccggctaatttttatatttttagtagagatggggttttgccatgttctttCTATTTTGGTTAAACAAGGGCTCTCTAGGTACTCTCAAAGTTGCATGGAGTCTGCTTTCTAGCCTTAGTGAGAAGTCTCCTTCCTGTTTAACCTTTGATTCCTACAGCCTGTGACTTTGGCTAAATTGTCACTTAAGGTTGCTCAGCCTGCTTCTCCACCTTTAAAATGGGCTACCAACTGGACCCACAACATGTAAGCTAATATTAGGATTACATAAGCGCTCCTAACAGGTAGACTTTTACTCCTAACCGTATCCTTCTATTGAGTTGCTGTCCTATGCTCAATTATTTGGTAAGAGAGTAAGTATCTCCAGAAAGCTAAAGGTTATACACCTAACTTCCCAATCCTACCCTTAAGAGCCGGTGTGGACTTGATCCACATAAACCACTGTTCTGTGGTATGTACACGTGCTGAATTTGTATTCCCTTCTTGCAAATATAATTCTAAATTGGATGACACTTATAAATCAGTTGCAGATTTCAACAGTATCTCAATTTTCAGAAATTACTTGGGATCcaattctgtctacttttaattttAGCAATTAACCTAATAAGCAGTATTATAATTCTCttcaaactattttctttttacttaaaaacTACTTACAGCTTCCTCCTCTTTATCGACATTACTTGTCTGTGACAATTTAATGTTTCCATTTCCAAGTTCTCCACTTGCAGAAAATTTCACTCCGTCTTTTGCACAGGAAATTACAACAGCATCTCCAATATGGCTGAGATCTCGGCATATACGTGCAAATTCACCAGAAGGCATCTTTACTACACAGCTGTACTCCTGTTCCTATTAAGAACAAAAATTTTCCAAAAGTTAATTGTTAGAAATTTAATGATTTGGCATCCTCACTTTCTTAAAAGGCAACATCTAAACAACTCAGAATCAATATTTTCtgattactttaaaatatgaCTTGTGTAATTTCTTAACAAACTccactcaaaaaaacaaatggcTATTAAACGCACTATCCAGGGAACAAGagcctcttcctcctcatcctccaggGATAAAGTAAGAGAATATTAGAGTATGGCACAGAAATCATGATGGCGCAAGCAGGCCTAACTACTTTCTAAAAGAAAACGAGAATATGATATTAGGCATTTTCAACATTCAAacatttcttctctcctttggTGTTTATAAACCTAACCTGGATAAATTTCTTCCAAGACAGCTTTAAAATCCACTTAATAAAAACCAAGCATTCTAGaaggaaacaaattttaaaagaggttCATGGAAGTTAATGCAAATAGACAACTGGCAGTAAACAATAAATTTAACCTGTGAGTTTCAGACTTGTGGTAAACAACAACTATCCAAATACTAAAATCTCTCTCTGAAACATGCCCCAGTAGATACATTTCTAGAAAAAGTTGTTACGAAGTAGGCTTAAATTATATTAACATATCTTGacggaggaggatcacttgaggccaggagttccagaccagcctgggcaagactgcCCCCACGcccacacacaaaaatggaaaagttagccaggtgtggtgggacaGGCCTGTAGTCCTTCCTAGCCACTTCGGAGActaaggcaagaggactgcttgggccCGGGAATCCCAGGTTAGAGAGAGCTAtatggcactgctgcactccagcctgggcaacagagccaagaCCCTGCCTGTAAGAATAAACAAACATTCTATGGCATAACCATCGTGCCTGTGTACAGCGCTCTCTACAATGAGAAACTGATACTCACTGGAATTCCAAGTTGTTCAACATCTAAGTCCATCAACTTCATTTCATAGTCTGAAACTTTCTCCTGGTCTACCAAAAGAAAGCAGATGCTTTTGAGAAATACTGACACAGAGTTTTGATTTTCTGTAGCTTCGTAACTCGGTCAAAAGGTACGACTTACTTGGTGCTTCAAATACCAGCGCCAAGGTATCCGCGTTATCTTCGGCCCTTAGTGTAATGATATCTTCATTGCCGGCGCATTTGAGGATTTTGGACATACTAGAAGACAGGAGACACGTGGTTTCAAATCAACGCCATCTGCAGAAGGGCTGTATTTCTAACGCGGTTAGAAGGGGTCACCACTCTCACCCATCAGGCCGTCTCAGAACTGCTGGAGGGTGCCATTATTAATGCAGACGTTTTGGGATGCATCTGGCAGTATTTATACTAAAATACCACCCGCAGTGTCCCTTCTGGATAGAAACAATCTCCTGCCACTAAGTAGGATGACAGGCTGACACATTTCTCGCAAGGGCATTATAAAGCATTTAAAGTCAACCGCGACTGAgccgggaggatcgcttgagcccagaagttggagaccagcccgggcaacacaccGAGaccgtctcagaaacaaaaaagccACAACTAAAGCGTCCATTCAAGGCCGACAGGATTTAGTGAGCAAAGAGCCCTGGAGCAGTGTTCCTGGCACTGCGGAAAAACCCTTGATTTTCCCGCCACCACCCGCTTTGTGACTTTGGCGCGAAAAAGCAGGTTCGCGCAGCAGCCAGCGCGGGCTTTTCCGAACCGCGCGCTCAGCTGGGCCCCACCCCGCTGCGTGGAAGGCCAATGAGAAGGCGCGGATGGCCCACGCCAGCCAATGAGGGCTAGGCTCGAAAGCGCTCCCGCCAAGCACCGGAGGTGCCGGCGGGCCGGGGCCGGCTTCCCGGCGCCGCGAGGCTCACCTGGTGAGGTTCACGCCCATGGCCAGGTTGCGGTCGCAGCGGTAGGTGTCGAAGCCCTCAGACCGCAGGGTGAGCTGCACCAAAGAGACGTGGGACGAGTCCATGCTCTGCAGGTTTACGCCGCTGGAGCTAATGTCCCAGCAGGCCTCGTTGATGAGGTCCTTGAGTGCCTCCAACACCTTCTTGAGGATGGAGCCCTGGACCAGGCGCGCCTCGAACATGGTGGCGGAGTGGCAACAACGCCGCTACAGGCAGGCGGGAAGGAGGAAAGTCTAGCTGGTTTCGGCTTCAGGAGCCTCAGAGCGAGCGGGCGAACGTCGCGACGACAGGCTGAGACCTAGAAAGACAACGACCACTCTGCGGCGCCTGCAACCGTTTAATGCCGCCGCGTCCGCAAGCGCGCGCTCTCACCCTGCGCCGCGTTGCGACGTCACCACGCTGTCCAGCCCACGGCCTTGCGGGGAAGACTTTAGGGCCAATCGTGTCCATGCTCCCCGCGAGGCCCGCCCCCTAGAGCATACATTGGAGGAAGCGGGCGCAGGGCGGGGCAGCGTCCCGCAGGTCTCCCCGCCTCTTTGACTCCTGAACCCGGCCGCAGAACAAGTCCGGGCATATGTGGGGATCAGGCCCCGGCCTCGGCTCGTCAAGCCCCAGCTTTGtggtgcctcctcagcctcccactacGTGGGTAGAAAGTTTCCAGCCACGAAAGTgaaagtgaaatgcaaatcaagccTACCGGGAGGAAAAGCCTCCTTGCAGCCTGAAGAGTACAGCTGCTGCAAATATgcactttatttttcaattacaGAATTGATGCGCTCTTAAGTGTCACAGGATAAAGAGGTGAATTGTTCTGTTAAACTTAGCTCCCTATCATCCTCTTAACATTCCCCCGCCAGCTCT contains the following coding sequences:
- the PCNA gene encoding proliferating cell nuclear antigen, which encodes MFEARLVQGSILKKVLEALKDLINEACWDISSSGVNLQSMDSSHVSLVQLTLRSEGFDTYRCDRNLAMGVNLTSMSKILKCAGNEDIITLRAEDNADTLALVFEAPNQEKVSDYEMKLMDLDVEQLGIPEQEYSCVVKMPSGEFARICRDLSHIGDAVVISCAKDGVKFSASGELGNGNIKLSQTSNVDKEEEAVTIEMNEPVQLTFALRYLNFFTKATPLSSTVTLSMSADVPLVVEYKIADMGHLKYYLAPKIEDEEGS